Genomic DNA from Prunus persica cultivar Lovell chromosome G1, Prunus_persica_NCBIv2, whole genome shotgun sequence:
aaatgttcaatttataggggagactctgccgaaattccggcagaaagtctcgcgcgcttattcttttttgggaaaaaggaTATAGTTTTAGAAGTGGGTccgacatcggggtgatgtcgggaaTTTTCACAGGAATCGTCTCGGATTTCGAGAAATTCCGGGCTGATCCTGTCAATTGCTTTCGAGATGGATAGGAGACAAAAGCTCAACATATTGGCTAAGATCAAGCTGATGCTTATGCGTATCAGAAGGAACAAGATAAGGaagcccaagaacaaaaaataatgtccATGGAAGTGTCCAAATTTActccaagaaagaagaagtattGGGGGGATaaacaagatgaaattatataaGAACATGCATAGGGTCAACAGTATACCGTTAATCCTGAAGACAACTCATGGGACTATTATCCAAGCCCCCACGATGGTGGTTATTAGTTTATTTCTATTGGGTTTCATATATGTATGGTGAATTTGAAAtattgtgtgttttcttttagaattatgttgtgtgtttccttttgaaataaaattacatttgtggaatttcaatttttttaggtgaaattgttcaaaaaatttaattatgaagttatttaaaaagattgaatgaagaaagttattcaattaaaaaaaaaattagacttaaaccattcttaaacaatttaataaagttgtgaACTTAAAATTTAAGTCCGGAAGGTTGGGAGAAAAAAAGATTTGAGTCCGggcaaaacccaaataattttttttttgtagtagtgttatcaacatggttttaattttcaacCTAATCTCCAATTTTAGGGAGTTGAGTATTTAGAACTTTATAGATCTTGTGTGCTTTAGACATGCAACATCATAGGCCGCTTTTCTGAAAACATGAGGAGTAAACTTCATCACACCATACTCTCCCTCCCTCAATAGGCATTGATATTCATGTTCCCCAAGAGCATGTCCATGAGGGTAAAATCAGCCAAATCCCCCACCTaactctccctccctccctccttgAGCATGGGAAACAAATTACTAATCTTCCAAAAAATGCGCCTCCTTTTACTTAACCTATTTTTCTTTGGACActcctttttccaattttttttttcacttttctatCCTCCAATTGAAATTTAGAAGAAAAGTACAAGTAAGAGCTTATCTTCGTGTTGCAATTTTCACCCACTGTCCTATTTTTCTAGCCaccttattttcaaaattttaaaaataaatttacccatttgtaaaatgacttatAAGGACTTAAGGAAAAAACCTCAACTCACATACcgtttgacaaaaagaaaaaaaaaagaaagaaagaagaaagcgTACAACTCATCAGTTGCTCACAACTTCTCAGTTGATCTTATGACTCCTCAGTGTTCAGAACTAaattctcaaataattttcttctctcttctgttcattcaatcaaattgtttctaaagaagaaaaaatcaagAGAATGGATGACAAAGAGAACAACTCCATCGAAAAGGTATAAGGAAATCGtagtgaataaaaaaaatatatatctagAATATTTTCAGAAGCTACAAGCAAgagaataaaaaactaaaagatccaaaaaatcaaatatttagACTAAAACATTTATCCAATGCGTCAATCACAATTTGATCCTCTACATTCACTACTAATGATTAGCAAAGAGAATTTGagcaattaataattaaagggtattttaggaataatggtaAGTGTAAAGataggattgtgttttttcaaatttacatggtgAATGGGAAGATAAGGTGTGTGGAAAAATAAGACATGgagtggaaatagcagcactcatcTTCATTTATGATGAATATTATGAGGGCAAAAATGTAAAATACTTGTATGTGTTTGGATAATTTCATTTGGATTTGTGGCATGGAAAATTTATGAGTTTCCAGCACTACGAACTAGATCGTCACAAGTCATAAATATGAGATTGGTGTTGGCCGCACAACGATGTGTGGTTTCCTGTAATCGTTGATTTATGAGGTGTGCTAGCGTGGTTCACTCCACATTTCCTGAATacataaattttcaaattcaaaaatatacaaaaatctTACTTTTTAAAGTTATCAGAGTAAGTGACTTGTTCATACATTATACTCTTCTACATAATTTAGGTAGAAAATAATGGACGtcgtttattttttatttttctataaataataataataatatacgattattttgatgaaaataatgtACTAAACTTGGGAAAATAAAAGCTCGtccttttataaaaaaaaaagtaataaaatgtGGATGGTGCTTGGAAGCCAGGGACCACGGAGGGTGGCGTTGGTGTGGTTGTGAGAGACTCCACGGGCAAATTTGTGGCGGGTTGTGCAACTAAATTGACTAATGTTTTCTCTACGCCACAAGTAGAGGCCTTGGCTGCAAGAACAGGTACAATATTGGCGATGGAAAGGGGTTATCAAAATGTTGTCTTTGAAAGTGATGCTCTCCAGATCTTTACAGCACTTCGAAATCACTCCATAGATAGGTCCGTCATAGGACCTGTGGTGGAGGATACCAAGAGCTTGCTGACACAGATCACTGGGGAaggttttacccatattcGTCGTACTGCTAATGGTGTGGCTCATCGTTTAGCTCGTTTTGCCTTGCATATTGGGGGTTCTTTCTACTGGTTAGAGGAACCTCCTGATTTTATTTCTGATATATTGTACGAAGATTGTAATTCGTGACCAAGGAATTTCTTTTGCCCTTGATACGAGTTCAAACTTCTTGTATTACCTTTTTTACATCAATAATATTCTATCGCTTatcatcaaaaaaaaaaaaagtaataaaaaaaaaccttgacAGTTTGCTATGATTTACTCACAGGTCGCATAACTGTTAGGTACAACTAAGTTTACGTTCCAAATAGCAATATATGTTCTTGCTCACCATTGGTAGCATGCAGTCGTCAAACCATTTAAACCTTAAACTATAGCCTGATccaaattaacaaaataaaccTCAAATCGGAGATGGCATTTGATCGTGAGCATATTGTGATGCTTCCCATGATAGCTAAGGGTCATCTCATACCATTCTTGGCACTAGCAAAgcaaatccaacaaaaaacAGGGTTCACCATCACCATTGCCACAACCCCACTCAACATTCAATACCTGCAAGCTACCATTTCCTcaacttcatcatcatcaaacaCTCAATCACACTCCAACAATTTTGACATCAACTTGGCTGAGCTTCCATTCTGCAGCTCAGACTTTGGCTTGCCCCAAGACACTGAGAGCACAGAGAATTTGTCTCTGAAACAAATTGGAGATCTTTGTGCTGCAACAGTGAATCTTGAAGTTCCTGCTCGCCGCCTAATCTTGGATATCATCGAAAAAGAAGGCCGCCCGCCACTTTGTATTATCTCAGATATGTTCTTTGGGTGGGCTACTAATCTTGCAAAGAGCTCAGGCACTGTGAACGTGACTTTCACAACATCCGGTGCTTATGGCAGTGCAGCCTTCATGTCCATTTGGCTTAACCTCCCACACCGATCCACAGCTTTATGCGATGGCTACTTCACTCTGCCCGGGTTTCCAGATCAGTCTCGTTTTCATATCTCTCAGCTGCATCACTATATAAAAGCAGCAAATGGGACAGATTCTTGGTCAAAATTTTACCAGTCCCAGTTTTCACTTTCTACCAAATCTTTGGGTTGGTTGTGTAATACTGCTGAGGAAATTGAGCCACTTGGATTGGAGATTTTGAGGCATTACTTTAGGCTTCCTGTTTGGTCCATTGGACCTCTTATTCCCAAAGATGCTCTCAAGAACTCATCCACTTCGGATTTAAGAGTTTCAAGGCAACCTGCTGAAAAATGCATGGAGTGGCTGGACTCATATGGTTCAGATTCCGTTGTTTATATTTCCTTTGGTTCTCAGAACACAATCAGTGAAACACAGATGATGGAATTGGCTATTGGGTTAGAAGAAAGTGGAAGGGCTTTTATTTGGGTCATTAGGCCTCCAGTTGGGTATGATATGAAGGGAGAATTCAGAGCTGAATGGTTGCCTCGAGGGTTCGAAGATCGAATGTGCAAAAGCAAGAAAGGCTTGTTGGTGCACAACTGGGCACCACAGTTGGAGATTTTGTCACACAAATCCACAGGGGCATTTGTAAGTCATTGTGGGTGGAATTCAGTGCTGGAGAGCCTAAGCCAAGGAGTTCCGATTATAGGGTGGCCCTTGGCAGCCGAGCAGGCGTTTAACTCAAAGATGCTGGTGGAGGAGATGGGTGTGAGTGTGGAGCTGACAAGGGGAGTGGAGAGTGTTATTGTTGGTAAGGAGGTGAAGAGATTGATAGATTTGGTTATGGACAAAAGTGGCGAAGGAGGAGAAATGAGGGAAAAAGCTGGTGCAATTAAGGCGCAGATAAGAGCAGCAATAAGAGAGGAAGCTGAATTCAAGGGATCTTCTGCGAAGAAAATGGATGATTTTCTTGAAACCATTCTATCAGCAAGACAAGAACATAAATCTATTATTGGTTAGATATCTTtactaaaattttcttttcccttacTTCAAGCCTCTTGTTCAACTAATTGTGTTGTATTATCTTGTTATAAGGTTGAAGATGAACAACCCATCAATTTTCATGTGCAGCCGAcgtgaaaggaaaagaaagcgCGCCCTACACTGCAGACTAATGTTGATCCCCCCTCTCTCCGCGTGACAAGTGGCATGGTCAAATGAACGAGGCgttgaaatccaacggctccaTTTTCAAAGCTTCTGatcgtttaaaaaaaattaataattccaACAGCTATTCCAAAGAAGttgctgtttcttttttcttttctttttttaaattcaaacatCTATGTATAATCAATGGCCACGATGATTTTTAGGCAatctcaattttatttttctttaagtttaatcatatattttgtttttctaggtctcaaattatgtttttttaatcataatTTGAAGTACATATGTATGgatatgatatgatatgatatCATGTATGTATGGATATGATAATAAATTGATTTTCTTCATATATCCCATTCGATAataacagtcctgatctcttggaccacaggagtccaagaaatttgtggtcactcaccgttggatgtaaattcaacggttcactcactcttgcactcattttaaaaaacttttttcaaccattggattaatatccaacggtgggtgaccacaatctcttggactcctgtggtccaagagatcgggactgtcgataataatttcaattttagtttttagttttcagttttttttagtgctagagtacaaagaaaaatgaggGTAAAAATATGAGTGAGGATGAGAAGGGAAGAGTAACAAAggtgaaaataatttcatatagattttagtttttaatttttattttcacttttattactccttcctttcattttcactctcattctcatttttattttcccttttttttttctttatactctagcataaaaattataaactaaaaactaaaattaaaataattatcaaaCATGCCTTTAATTTCTCTAGTTTTCAAATTATGTATCTAAGACTGCTATAAAGTCAACAGGTTTCGTAATGAGGCTAAACTACAACCACTTTGCCAGTTGTCATTACAAACACAAAAGGAAGCTTGACTGCAAGACCCATGCACCTTTTGAAAAACTCCAACGACCTTCAAAATCTGAGTTTAATCCATAACTGTTGTAAAAGAATTatagtggagcccacctccattTAGGAGATGTTTGCTTATAAAGGTTCCACCATTCTTTGTAAACATGGAACAATCTGAATACACAATGAGAAGATAAAAtcattctcttctctctctcaatttcctctccaattTTCTCCCTAAGATttacaacacgttatcagcacgaattcgCTCTAACAATACCAGCTGAATTCTCTGATGAAACCCAGatatcttttctctttctctctctgcaaaCGGAGCACCTTTACCATAAGCTTCTCTGCAAAATATAGCAGAAAACCCAAATTATATTGGTCATTGCCGTCACTGATTTCTGACCACAATTGTTAAATTGCGCGGCCTTAGCCTCACCCAAAAACACCATCCCAGACCATTTTAGTGCCCGACCAAAACCCCTTCATCTTCCACCTCACGAACTGCAACAACTTCAGCCTCGGACTCAGAGGCCCAAACCTCCACCTTCTGGTCGCACAAACCTCAATTTCCTGCCTCAAAATTTGAGTGTTGCTGAGGatgaatttgaaattgggtTGTCTGTTGCAATCTGCTGACTCGCCCATTCCAAGTTGTGGTGAGTTGGGTCATGTGGTCCATGCGAAGGCCTGGGCTGCGTGTCTCTTAGAGCGGAGGGTACAGCGTGAGGCTGGTTTCACAGAGCAGCCAAATCAGCCTTCCTCTACTCTCAGATTCGTTGTTTGGTCAGACAGCTTAAAATTCAACCATGAGTAAAACTTCAGAGTGATACCCTCAGAGAGGGTATTTCCACCATCATGGCTGcgtccaagaaaaaaaaaaaaaaaaaccgcaAGTTCACTGAGACCATCGAACTTCAGATTGGGCTGAAAAATTATGATCCCCAAAAAGACAAACGTTTCAGTGGTTCTGTTAGGTTGCCACACATCCCTCGTCCAAAGATGAAGGTTTGCATGCTTGGAGATGCTCAGCATGTTGAAGAGGCTGAGAAGATAGGGTTGGATTATATGGATGTTGAAGGGCTGAAGAAGctaaacaagaacaagaaattGGTTAAGAAACTGGCCAAGAAATACCATGCCTTTTTGGCATCAGAAGCTGTTATTAAGCAGATTCCCCGTTTTTTTGGGTGGTTTGTCTCAACTTTtctaattacatatattaatgtcataatattatattgtttCCTATTTCCTCTAGTTTTGACAGGAATTACACCAAAAGAGGAGCCTTCAATCAATCTCAAGTTGCTCTTCAGGTTCATGTTCATCAATCATGGAGCAGACAAACGCTTTCACGAGCACTATGGTTTGTCTCAACTTTtctaattacatatattaatgtcataatattatattgtttCCTATTTCCTCTAGTTTTGACAGGAattacaccaaaaaaaaaaaaaaaaaaaaaaaagtgaaggtAATTACAGTTGacagtatatatattatttgatcGTGGTGTTAATAAGAACCCACTAATAATTGtctttactttaccgcacatttattttatttacggtatggtgtaggtttattacccatactgcaatatttatttaaaagggtggtgcgggtttatcgtccacgcctttgcttttatttaaatgtatggagcagaattaatgcccatacaagcacctttactttatgaaatttactttatcgcaaatttactttttcttaaagtatgatgaggaattgaccctcatactttatgaaattaactttatgaatttaaattaccgCACagttacatttatttaaaagggtggtgcgggtttatcgtccatgcctttacttttatttaaatgtatggagcagaattagtgctcatacaagcacgtttaatttactgcaaatttactttaccgcacatttattttatttactgtatggtgtaggattattacccatacaacagtatttatttaaaagggtggtgcgggtttatcgtccacgcctttactttcatttaaatgtatggtgcagaattagtgcccatacacgcacgtttaatttatgaatttaaattacagCACagttacatttatttaaaagggtggtgcgggtttatcgtccacgcctttacttttatttaaatgtatggtgcgggtttatcgcccataccagtaatttatttaccagcaatttattatatggattaaaagtgctgtatgatgagtttttacagtaagcagatcaggaccagaagttccttgatcctcatcatacaattacatcaggactggcagatccttgatgatgatgttaatatgagagctggcagtctctccggtactatatttgtaaacatgtgatcggacttgagggtccttgatccctgacatgtaaataaggacctggagttccttaatgatgtaacagtaccgtattggttcataatgccgtacacatggatgataactgtactggcaaatgtactggaacctgcagttccttaaactcatggatgagcaattaaatgagatgccagaagttcctcaaaatatggacaattatgtaagggcttgaaatccagaaatatgtactgaaaattataaaaatgtccataccatgagaatatgtgattttggcccgaagttcaaaatctaaggggattgaatgtccataccatgagaatatgtgattttggccagaagttcaaaatctaacagtgttgagaacctgaagttccaacaattaaatggacaaccctcgaggtattattgcaaattgtggtacgccacatatctctttggcataagagaataaTGAactgaggctccccacatattttgttatatctgggccggaaactcatgaacccaaatatgagatattagcatggcttttactcaattcatatttcatgtccattttgaaaagggcaaataaattctgagtttgtgtttagcccaggccaaaagttccgggctcccatacgttgaaatatgaaatttgggagggtcaatgtggttatttgaacctatagggcacaaggttccaaaccgtcattttgaaaagacgtaaaaaccacaggtgcaaattttaagaacgtgcgcaattattatagcaggaacatacaacagatagatttttcctgcaatgaaggtgcaggtcctgtaaaatctataaacaTACATTATGTtccggaagcctctgaaggaagaggacgacgcctcttaagcttagccatgagcctctcatggtctcccaaaattctttcattggagacctgcagcatgtctagccttctcaatGTATCAACAGaatacgaactcaccagtttcaacaaggcattattctctcctttaagtttctcaacctcctgttgagactcatgaagcattctttggagagacgaattttcagttgttaaattctcaacctcgtttgctctggcacgcaaacgatcagccatgttagaaacgaaaacagcactctgaatgctaaaagccattgagtcatcaatagccttttcctctgatctccctgtcaacaacatttcatccattggagtaatgcaATTCCTaactactatgacagcagtagcatcattcatcatcacagaatcattaactgtgagatgacgatttttggatacaaaggatggacgccaaacttgggtgt
This window encodes:
- the LOC18790499 gene encoding UDP-glycosyltransferase 92A1 isoform X2, with the translated sequence MAFDREHIVMLPMIAKGHLIPFLALAKQIQQKTGFTITIATTPLNIQYLQATISSTSSSSNTQSHSNNFDINLAELPFCSSDFGLPQDTESTENLSLKQIGDLCAATVNLEVPARRLILDIIEKEGRPPLCIISDMFFGWATNLAKSSGTVNVTFTTSGAYGSAAFMSIWLNLPHRSTALCDGYFTLPGFPDQSRFHISQLHHYIKAANGTDSWSKFYQSQFSLSTKSLGWLCNTAEEIEPLGLEILRHYFRLPVWSIGPLIPKDALKNSSTSDLRVSRQPAEKCMEWLDSYGSDSVVYISFGSQNTISETQMMELAIGLEESGRAFIWVIRPPVGYDMKGEFRAEWLPRGFEDRMCKSKKGLLVHNWAPQLEILSHKSTGAFVSHCGWNSVLESLSQGVPIIGWPLAAEQAFNSKMLVEEMGVSVELTRGVESVIVGKEVKRLIDLVMDKSGEGGEMREKAGAIKAQIRAAIREEAEFKGSSAKKMDDFLETILSARQEHKSIIG
- the LOC18790499 gene encoding UDP-glycosyltransferase 92A1 isoform X1; amino-acid sequence: MAFDREHIVMLPMIAKGHLIPFLALAKQIQQKTGFTITIATTPLNIQYLQATISSTSSSSNTQSHSNNFDINLAELPFCSSDFGLPQDTESTENLSLKQIGDLCAATVNLEVPARRLILDIIEKEGRPPLCIISDMFFGWATNLAKSSGTVNVTFTTSGAYGSAAFMSIWLNLPHRSTALCDGYFTLPGFPDQSRFHISQLHHYIKAANGTDSWSKFYQSQFSLSTKSLGWLCNTAEEIEPLGLEILRHYFRLPVWSIGPLIPKDALKNSSTSDLRVSRQPAEKCMEWLDSYGSDSVVYISFGSQNTISETQMMELAIGLEESGRAFIWVIRPPVGYDMKGEFRAEWLPRGFEDRMCKSKKGLLVHNWAPQLEILSHKSTGAFVSHCGWNSVLESLSQGVPIIGWPLAAEQAFNSKMLVEEMGVSVELTRGVESVIVGKEVKRLIDLVMDKSGEGGEMREKAGAIKAQIRAAIREEAEFKGSSAKKMDDFLETILSARQEHKSIIADVKGKESAPYTAD